One genomic segment of Choristoneura fumiferana chromosome Z, NRCan_CFum_1, whole genome shotgun sequence includes these proteins:
- the LOC141437599 gene encoding uncharacterized protein, producing MPYVNKDGVLVQKTPFSIYGLFWSIVNFCYLWCQSLINADFNKHGDKYTRTYSKPGGGPPRPPSRKFGGFNTGSSPGPSPAGGGGCGCGG from the exons atGGTGTTCTAGTACAAAAAACTCCATTCTCAATCTATGGTCTATTTTGGTCAATAGTCAACTTCTGTTATCTATG GTGCCAATCCCTGATCAACGCAGACTTTAATAAGCACGGAGACAAGTATACACGGACCTACAGCAAGCCTGGTGGGGG ACCTCCAAGGCCTCCGTCCCGCAAGTTCGGGGGCTTCAACACGGGCTCGAGCCCCGGCCCGTCGCCCGCCGGCGGCGGTGGCTGCGGCTGCGGCGGCTAA